Proteins encoded within one genomic window of Haloferax volcanii DS2:
- a CDS encoding ABC transporter permease, producing the protein MGYRDFLIKRGLSTIPMFIGLSMLIFTLARVIPGRPARLALGPRATDEAVRQLRHQMGLDQPIWLQYINYMTGLLHGDLGQSLISNRNVATDLIQYLPATLELTTVAMLIAIAVGVPLGVISGQHKDAAPDNLSRLFSFFNVSLPPFWAGILLQLIVAFGLGWLPATGRIGDVSPMPITVTGLLLVDSALAWNVDAFISAAQHLALPALTLSLAPMADIARMTRSSFIEEYDKDYVEGLQTHGIPDKLIAYKYVLRKSFASTLTIIGLDYGFLLGSAFVVEIVFSWPGMASYGVEAILQKDMNAMVGVTLVVGGSFLLVNFLVDVLYGFFDPRVWHEGE; encoded by the coding sequence ATGGGATACCGAGATTTCCTGATTAAGCGAGGGCTATCGACGATCCCGATGTTCATCGGGCTGTCGATGCTCATCTTCACACTCGCACGCGTCATCCCCGGTCGGCCAGCACGGCTCGCACTCGGCCCACGTGCGACCGACGAAGCCGTCCGGCAGCTCCGCCACCAGATGGGACTCGACCAGCCGATCTGGCTCCAGTACATCAACTACATGACGGGCCTGCTCCACGGTGACCTCGGGCAGTCCCTCATCTCGAACCGTAACGTCGCAACGGACCTCATTCAGTACCTCCCCGCGACCCTTGAACTCACGACTGTCGCGATGCTGATTGCGATTGCTGTCGGTGTGCCACTCGGCGTCATTTCCGGGCAACACAAGGATGCGGCGCCCGACAACCTAAGCCGATTGTTTTCCTTCTTCAACGTGTCTCTCCCACCGTTCTGGGCGGGCATTCTCCTCCAGCTAATCGTTGCCTTTGGACTCGGGTGGCTCCCCGCAACCGGGCGTATCGGCGACGTCAGTCCAATGCCGATTACAGTAACCGGTCTGCTCTTAGTCGATAGCGCGCTTGCATGGAATGTTGACGCGTTCATCAGCGCTGCCCAACACCTCGCACTCCCTGCGCTGACGCTTTCACTTGCGCCGATGGCAGACATCGCGCGGATGACGCGTTCTAGCTTCATTGAGGAGTATGACAAGGACTACGTTGAGGGTCTGCAGACGCATGGGATTCCTGACAAGCTTATTGCATACAAGTATGTCCTCCGAAAGTCCTTCGCATCCACTCTAACAATCATCGGCCTTGATTACGGTTTCCTCCTCGGCTCTGCATTCGTCGTGGAAATCGTCTTCTCGTGGCCAGGAATGGCATCCTATGGTGTGGAAGCGATTCTTCAGAAAGACATGAACGCAATGGTCGGTGTCACGCTCGTTGTCGGCGGGTCGTTCCTCCTCGTGAACTTCCTCGTTGACGTCCTCTACGGCTTCTTCGACCCCCGCGTGTGGCACGAGGGTGAGTGA
- a CDS encoding ABC transporter ATP-binding protein has translation MTDTLLNVSDLSVDFETYEGRHHVLNGVNLTIEKGETVALVGETGCGKSVTARSIMGTLPRPPGEITSGRIDYRGADLLVDPTEHERVKGEEMSMIFQDPMTYLSPVYSVGSMMADVATYSGSNDASWLDIARNLLGQRGNKKEVRERSIELLERMRIPDPEGTLEKYPVELSGGMRQRIIIAMALINEPTFLLADEPTTALDVTVQDQILDLLREHVEERDLSMLYITHNLGVARKVADKICIMYAGEVVEVGDTEELFDAPLHPYTRGLLDSIPKLTGFDGDGIDGQIPDYTDPPQGCRFHPRCPAAIDGVCDAEPPESPAIEGDDSDRRVTCHLYDDEMTLNDAVAVATDESTYADEPSAQQSTVEAGGEQ, from the coding sequence ATGACGGACACGCTGCTTAACGTCTCTGACCTCTCCGTCGACTTCGAGACCTACGAGGGGCGTCATCATGTCCTGAACGGAGTCAACCTCACGATTGAGAAGGGCGAAACCGTCGCGCTCGTCGGCGAGACGGGTTGTGGAAAAAGCGTCACCGCCCGGTCGATTATGGGGACGCTCCCCCGACCGCCTGGCGAGATCACGAGCGGACGGATCGACTACCGTGGGGCGGACCTGCTCGTCGACCCTACCGAGCACGAGCGTGTGAAGGGTGAGGAGATGAGTATGATCTTCCAAGACCCGATGACGTACCTCTCACCTGTCTACTCCGTCGGGTCGATGATGGCTGACGTCGCTACGTACAGCGGTTCGAACGACGCGTCCTGGCTGGACATCGCCCGGAACCTCCTCGGCCAGCGCGGCAACAAGAAGGAAGTTCGAGAACGCAGTATCGAACTCCTCGAACGGATGCGGATCCCCGACCCCGAGGGGACACTAGAGAAGTACCCGGTCGAACTCTCCGGTGGGATGCGCCAGCGGATCATCATCGCGATGGCGCTGATCAACGAGCCGACGTTCCTGCTCGCGGACGAGCCGACGACCGCACTCGACGTCACTGTCCAGGATCAAATCCTCGACCTCCTCCGCGAACACGTTGAGGAGCGCGACCTCTCGATGCTCTACATCACGCACAACCTCGGCGTCGCGCGGAAGGTCGCCGATAAGATCTGCATCATGTACGCCGGCGAAGTCGTCGAGGTTGGCGACACCGAGGAGCTCTTCGACGCGCCGCTCCACCCCTACACGCGTGGTCTCCTAGACAGCATCCCGAAGCTCACTGGCTTCGATGGGGACGGCATCGACGGACAGATTCCCGACTATACGGACCCGCCGCAAGGCTGTCGGTTCCACCCGCGGTGCCCCGCGGCAATCGACGGTGTCTGCGACGCTGAACCGCCTGAATCCCCCGCGATCGAGGGCGACGACAGCGACCGTCGGGTCACCTGTCACCTCTACGACGATGAAATGACGCTCAACGACGCGGTCGCCGTCGCGACCGACGAATCGACGTATGCAGACGAACCGTCGGCGCAGCAGTCGACCGTCGAGGCGGGTGGTGAACAATGA
- a CDS encoding ABC transporter substrate-binding protein, which produces MKGSDNIEAILLHNLYDPLLYYTDETPPTLQNWLATDYTVSEDKKTYTFSLREDAAFHNGDPVTASDVKYSFQRMMDMQQGFSWMWSGLLDPENVEATNEHTVKMTTNEVFAPFPYTLPFFFIVNENEVSGNAKSDGQFGEHGDYGTEWLEDNDAGSGPYTLTKRDRKQQIVIGRNTDWWGSFPDGNVYESVTTEMVQESATVAGMMKEGAEMSDQWLPLKTYEELDGVDGVSVSAKATFNPFYIYMHTQREPLNDVHVRKAISFAFDSETALNDVMSGDSNHLNGPLPSAMWSHTNDLPTYERDLEKAKAELEKSDYSASDIDLTYTYVSGLSTEQNMGLLLQSNLQELGATVSVEKAPWTKITQMCTSKDTTPDMMAVYLSFSYADPDTFLYPAWHSSSHGSWTSAAWYENDEVDSLLTEGRQTIGKENRIPIYQQAQKRIAEDAPALFVMNQATRNAIADSVKGFQDNGIIGYRQSFQRFYQG; this is translated from the coding sequence ATGAAGGGGTCGGACAACATCGAGGCCATCCTCCTTCACAACCTCTACGACCCACTCCTCTATTACACCGACGAGACGCCGCCAACCCTCCAGAACTGGCTCGCCACCGACTACACCGTCTCAGAAGACAAGAAGACGTACACGTTCTCGCTTCGCGAGGACGCGGCGTTCCACAACGGTGACCCCGTGACCGCTTCCGACGTGAAGTACTCTTTCCAGCGCATGATGGACATGCAACAGGGCTTCTCTTGGATGTGGTCCGGTCTCCTCGACCCCGAGAACGTCGAAGCGACCAACGAACACACGGTGAAGATGACCACGAACGAGGTCTTCGCGCCGTTCCCCTACACACTCCCCTTCTTCTTCATCGTCAACGAGAATGAGGTGTCTGGCAACGCCAAGAGCGACGGACAATTCGGTGAACACGGCGACTACGGAACTGAGTGGCTCGAAGACAATGACGCAGGGAGTGGTCCCTATACGCTCACCAAGCGCGATCGTAAACAGCAGATCGTTATTGGTCGGAATACCGATTGGTGGGGGTCCTTCCCTGACGGAAACGTCTACGAGTCGGTTACGACAGAGATGGTTCAGGAGTCCGCGACTGTTGCTGGAATGATGAAGGAGGGAGCGGAGATGTCTGACCAGTGGCTCCCTCTCAAGACCTACGAGGAACTCGATGGAGTCGACGGTGTCTCGGTGAGTGCGAAAGCGACGTTCAACCCGTTCTACATCTACATGCATACCCAGCGTGAACCTCTCAACGACGTTCACGTCCGGAAAGCGATCTCGTTCGCGTTCGATAGCGAAACTGCCCTCAACGACGTGATGTCGGGCGATTCAAACCATCTGAACGGCCCACTTCCGAGCGCGATGTGGAGCCATACCAATGATCTCCCGACGTATGAGCGTGACCTCGAAAAGGCGAAAGCCGAACTTGAGAAGTCCGACTACAGCGCAAGTGACATCGATCTCACCTACACCTACGTCTCAGGGCTTTCCACCGAGCAGAACATGGGGCTTCTCCTACAGTCGAACCTCCAAGAACTCGGTGCGACAGTGTCTGTCGAAAAAGCTCCTTGGACGAAGATCACACAGATGTGTACGAGCAAGGACACAACCCCGGATATGATGGCAGTTTACCTCTCCTTCAGCTACGCCGACCCCGACACCTTCCTTTATCCCGCTTGGCACAGTTCCTCGCACGGATCGTGGACGAGTGCGGCCTGGTACGAGAACGACGAGGTCGATAGCCTTCTTACGGAGGGGCGTCAGACCATTGGAAAGGAGAACCGCATCCCGATCTATCAGCAGGCACAGAAACGCATCGCTGAGGACGCCCCCGCGCTCTTCGTCATGAACCAGGCGACGCGGAACGCGATTGCGGACAGCGTGAAGGGATTCCAGGACAACGGCATCATCGGCTACCGCCAGTCCTTCCAGCGGTTCTATCAGGGGTGA
- a CDS encoding hydantoinase/oxoprolinase family protein: MSQDNTQRVAVDIGGTFVDAITFDRETRDIALEKAATTPNQPSEGVIESVNGVDADLESANAFVHGTTLGLNAVLERDGARTGIITNEGFADVYEIGRTNLERTAMYDINYEKPESIVPRRRRVGVPGRLDADGAVVEEIDTDAVAEAAEYLVEKQDVDSIAICFLHAYQNGQHEQAAAECVQDAYPDISVSVSSDISGEYREYERTSTAVLDGYIKPIFENYVDTLDASLRDGGFDGSFFVTRSGGGTLTAESAKSAPAHTILSGPAGGLIGASHVGRVTDRDNLITVDMGGTSLDAAVVEDGSPVVKYDSSLEHQPLMIPVYDIRTIGAGGGSIAWIDGDLLKVGPESAGADPGPICYDNGGTQPTVTDAALALGFLDPGDFLGGDMDTAAGDALDGIEEELAEPLGMTVDEASKGVLDVALANTVGAIREITVEKGLDPRDFSMVAYGGAGPMFVPLLARELGASEVLVPQAPSVFSAWGMLMADVVYDFSQTHLAVLDDATLNELKTAFADLEAEGRETLTAEGVAENRQRIGRAVEMRYFGQEHTVEVDADGVSSLDELAERFEDQHETRYGHTMDDPVQVVHLRVRAVGENDKPELERGTPREDSELTPADTREAYCFAEDDFVEFDVYRRDDLKPGDEIRGPAVVTEPTTSLVFHSDQTATTDDYGHIIITTDQ, from the coding sequence GTGAGTCAAGATAACACCCAACGGGTTGCGGTGGATATCGGCGGCACGTTCGTCGATGCCATTACGTTTGACCGTGAGACCCGAGATATCGCGCTCGAAAAAGCAGCGACAACACCTAACCAACCATCAGAAGGTGTCATCGAATCAGTCAATGGAGTTGACGCAGATCTGGAAAGCGCAAATGCGTTTGTCCACGGCACTACCCTCGGCCTCAACGCCGTTCTTGAACGCGACGGCGCGAGAACGGGCATCATCACCAACGAAGGGTTCGCCGACGTCTACGAGATCGGGCGGACAAATCTTGAACGGACCGCGATGTACGACATCAACTATGAGAAGCCCGAATCTATCGTTCCCCGCCGCCGCCGCGTTGGCGTCCCCGGGCGCCTCGACGCGGACGGCGCGGTCGTCGAAGAGATCGACACCGACGCCGTCGCCGAGGCTGCAGAATACCTCGTCGAGAAGCAGGATGTCGACTCCATCGCCATCTGCTTCCTCCATGCCTACCAGAACGGCCAGCACGAGCAGGCCGCCGCAGAATGCGTCCAAGACGCCTACCCCGACATCAGCGTCTCCGTCTCCAGCGACATCAGCGGCGAGTACCGTGAGTACGAACGCACCAGCACCGCCGTCCTCGACGGGTACATCAAACCGATCTTCGAGAACTACGTCGACACGCTCGACGCCTCCCTTCGTGACGGCGGCTTCGACGGCTCCTTCTTTGTCACACGGTCTGGCGGTGGAACGCTCACCGCAGAGAGCGCGAAATCCGCGCCCGCGCACACGATTCTCTCTGGACCCGCCGGCGGCCTCATCGGCGCATCCCACGTCGGCCGCGTGACCGACCGCGACAACCTCATCACGGTCGATATGGGCGGCACCAGCCTCGACGCCGCGGTCGTTGAGGACGGATCCCCCGTGGTGAAGTACGACTCCTCACTCGAACACCAGCCACTCATGATTCCCGTCTACGACATTCGGACTATCGGCGCTGGCGGGGGCTCAATCGCTTGGATTGACGGCGACCTCCTCAAGGTCGGTCCGGAGAGCGCTGGTGCGGACCCCGGTCCAATCTGTTACGACAACGGCGGGACGCAGCCGACCGTCACCGACGCCGCGCTCGCGCTCGGCTTCCTCGACCCCGGTGACTTCCTCGGCGGCGACATGGATACCGCCGCAGGGGACGCCCTCGACGGGATCGAAGAGGAACTCGCAGAGCCCCTCGGGATGACGGTCGACGAGGCGAGCAAGGGTGTTCTCGATGTCGCGCTCGCGAACACGGTCGGCGCGATTCGCGAGATCACCGTCGAAAAAGGGCTCGATCCGCGGGATTTCTCCATGGTCGCGTACGGCGGCGCGGGCCCGATGTTCGTCCCGCTCCTCGCTCGGGAACTCGGCGCTAGCGAAGTCCTCGTTCCGCAGGCTCCCTCCGTCTTCTCCGCATGGGGTATGCTCATGGCGGACGTCGTCTACGACTTCTCCCAGACGCACCTCGCCGTGCTCGACGACGCGACGCTCAACGAGCTTAAAACCGCGTTCGCTGACCTCGAAGCCGAAGGTCGCGAAACGCTCACTGCGGAAGGAGTCGCCGAGAACCGCCAGCGGATCGGGCGCGCCGTTGAGATGCGATACTTCGGCCAGGAACACACCGTCGAGGTCGACGCTGATGGCGTCTCCTCGCTCGATGAACTCGCCGAGCGCTTCGAAGACCAGCACGAGACGCGGTACGGGCACACCATGGACGACCCCGTTCAGGTCGTCCACCTCCGTGTCCGCGCGGTCGGCGAGAACGACAAACCCGAACTCGAACGGGGAACCCCCCGCGAAGATAGTGAACTCACGCCAGCCGATACCCGTGAGGCGTACTGCTTCGCTGAGGACGACTTCGTGGAGTTCGATGTCTACCGACGCGACGATCTCAAACCCGGCGACGAAATCCGCGGCCCTGCGGTCGTCACTGAACCGACGACCTCGCTCGTTTTCCACTCCGACCAGACGGCAACGACCGACGACTACGGCCACATCATCATCACCACCGACCAATGA
- a CDS encoding ABC transporter permease, whose translation MSQDTTTASRFEKRREDFDRVAYRFRQNPMSIAGLAIIVALLLIAVFAPWIAPYPQDAGYQREPAVHFDEKFQSPSLTHLFGTDQAGRDILSRVLFGTRLSLQIGAVVLAGAVAIGVPVGLVAGYMGGALGMTLMRITDIFLSVPPLVLALGVSVALEPSLTNAMIAIAIVWWPWYARLTYGEVISVKEETFVEASRGVGASSLRTVFYEILPNVLAPITVKMSLDMGYAILVASALGFLGLGAQPPIPEWGTMVSQGRGYLPAQWWYSTFPGLAIFVTVLGFNFLGDGLRDMFDVEVQ comes from the coding sequence ATGTCTCAAGACACAACAACAGCTAGCCGATTCGAGAAGCGTCGCGAAGACTTCGACCGAGTCGCGTATCGATTCCGTCAGAACCCGATGTCGATTGCAGGGCTCGCGATCATCGTTGCTCTCCTTCTAATTGCCGTGTTCGCACCATGGATCGCCCCTTATCCGCAGGATGCCGGCTACCAAAGAGAACCCGCCGTCCACTTCGATGAGAAGTTTCAGTCGCCCAGCCTCACTCATCTCTTCGGCACCGATCAGGCCGGTCGCGACATCCTGAGCCGCGTACTCTTCGGCACTCGGCTCTCCCTCCAAATTGGTGCCGTGGTACTCGCTGGTGCCGTCGCAATCGGCGTTCCAGTCGGACTCGTCGCTGGCTACATGGGGGGTGCTCTCGGCATGACCTTGATGCGAATCACGGATATCTTCCTCTCCGTCCCGCCGCTCGTCCTCGCATTAGGGGTGAGCGTCGCCTTAGAACCGAGTTTGACGAATGCCATGATTGCAATCGCTATAGTCTGGTGGCCATGGTACGCCCGGCTCACTTATGGAGAGGTGATATCAGTCAAAGAGGAGACGTTCGTTGAGGCGAGCCGCGGCGTCGGCGCGTCCTCGCTTCGGACGGTCTTCTACGAGATCCTCCCGAACGTCCTCGCACCGATCACGGTGAAAATGAGTCTCGACATGGGGTACGCGATCCTCGTCGCGTCCGCGCTTGGCTTCCTCGGACTGGGTGCGCAACCCCCGATCCCCGAGTGGGGGACCATGGTGAGCCAGGGACGCGGCTATCTCCCCGCGCAGTGGTGGTATTCGACGTTCCCGGGGCTTGCAATCTTCGTCACCGTCCTCGGATTCAACTTCCTCGGCGATGGCCTCCGTGACATGTTCGACGTGGAGGTGCAGTGA